In the genome of Chelmon rostratus isolate fCheRos1 chromosome 24, fCheRos1.pri, whole genome shotgun sequence, one region contains:
- the prkag3a gene encoding 5'-AMP-activated protein kinase subunit gamma-1, with product MEPVSQVLFPETKQEIWKQEADATVYMNFMKSHCCYDAIPTSCKLVIFDTKLQVKKAFFALVANGLRAAPLWDSKLQRFVGMLTITDFINILHCYYKSPMVQMYELESHKIETWRDVYLQCSNHFLISISPEASLFDAIYSLLKYKIHRLPVIDPESGNVLHILTHKRILKFLHIFGKRVPKPAFTGKQIQELGIGTFRNIATVQETATLYDALSIFVERRVSALPVVDKQGKVVSLYSRFDVINLAAQKSYNNLDMTMREAICRRPCFVEGVIKCYPDETLDTIIDRIVKAEVHRLVLVDRADVVKGIISLSDLLQAMVLTPAGINLDVK from the exons ATGGAGCCAGTATCACAG GTGTTATTCCCAGAAACGAAGCAGGAAATATGGAAACAAG AGGCCGATGCTACGGTCTACATGAATTTCATGAAAAGTCACTGCTGCTATGATGCCATTCCAACCAGCTGTAAACTGGTCATATTTGATACCAAACTACAA GTGAAAAAGGCCTTTTTTGCACTGGTGGCAAACGGCTTGAGGGCAGCGCCTTTATGGGACAGCAAGTTACAGAGATTTGTGG GTATGTTGACTATCACAGATTTCATCAACATCCTCCATTGCTATTACAAGTCCCCTATG GTTCAAATGTACGAGCTGGAGAGCCACAAGATTGAGACATGGAGAG ACGTCTACTTACAGTGCTCCAATCACTTCCTCATTAGTATCTCTCCAGAGGCAAG CCTCTTTGATGCCATCTATTCCTTACTTAAATACAAGATCCACAGGCTGCCAGTCATCGATCCAGAGTCTGGAAATGTCTTGCACATTCTGACCCACAAAAGAATCCTCAAGTTCCTCCACATATTT GGGAAGAGAGTTCCCAAGCCTGCATTCACTGGGAAGCAGATCCAGGAGCTTGGGATTGGAACGTTCAGGAACATCGCCACTGTTCAGGAAACGGCAACACTTTACGATGCCCTCTCCATTTTTGTGGAAAGGCGGGTGTCTGCACTACCTGTGGTCGACAAACAAg GCAAAGTGGTGTCACTCTACTCAAGATTTGATGTGATT AATCTAGCAGCCCAGAAGTCTTACAACAACCTGGACATGACTATGCGAGAGGCCATTTGCAGGCGCCCGTGTTTTGTGGAGGGAGTAATCAAGTGCTATCCTGATGAAACCTTGGACACCATCATAGACCGCATAGTCAAAGCTGAG GTCCATCGGCTGGTCCTGGTGGACAGGGCTGACGTGGTGAAGGgcatcatctctctgtctgacctGCTGCAGGCCATGGTCTTAACCCCTGCAG GAATCAACTTGGACGTGAAGTAA